The following proteins are co-located in the Caulobacter henricii genome:
- a CDS encoding YjzC family protein, producing the protein MSESKIYKPGQTAPASGQYEIVGPRGGATGVERTVVRGEPLPPTRQSGQGFKLVDRTKH; encoded by the coding sequence ATGTCTGAATCTAAGATCTACAAGCCGGGCCAAACGGCTCCGGCCTCGGGCCAGTACGAAATCGTGGGGCCGCGCGGCGGCGCCACCGGCGTCGAGCGGACGGTCGTGCGGGGCGAACCCCTGCCGCCGACCCGCCAGTCCGGTCAGGGCTTCAAGCTCGTCGACCGCACCAAGCACTGA
- a CDS encoding helix-turn-helix domain-containing protein — translation MDGVARTQQKWGEAATAAGFTVLPNHLLSINQFVGEARQISPTEMVVLLQLLAAWWSADKMPFPSKATIGKRAGLSPRQVQRALSSLEAKEYLKRKARFGSNKGRASNEYDVSGVAEVVRRLGDAYPEAFKRRASEQPE, via the coding sequence ATGGACGGCGTGGCCAGGACGCAGCAGAAGTGGGGAGAGGCGGCGACAGCCGCAGGGTTCACCGTCCTGCCCAACCATCTTCTGAGTATAAATCAGTTCGTCGGCGAGGCGCGGCAAATCTCGCCAACCGAGATGGTGGTGTTATTGCAGCTGCTCGCGGCTTGGTGGTCGGCCGATAAGATGCCTTTTCCTAGCAAGGCGACCATTGGCAAGCGCGCCGGCCTCAGTCCGCGGCAGGTTCAGCGGGCGCTGTCGAGCTTGGAGGCAAAGGAATACTTGAAGCGCAAGGCGCGGTTCGGCTCAAACAAGGGTCGAGCAAGTAATGAGTATGACGTGAGCGGTGTCGCTGAAGTGGTCCGTCGTCTCGGGGACGCGTATCCAGAAGCTTTCAAGCGTCGCGCTTCAGAGCAGCCCGAGTAA